In Gloeocapsa sp. PCC 73106, a genomic segment contains:
- a CDS encoding DUF29 domain-containing protein, which produces MDQLNTYDQDFYQWTLEQAKAIEDRNLNILDWANLKEEIEALGRSEYNAVVSLLLKEIEHLLKIDYVPIPDCKNKWTAEVIAFKKGIKRKISPSMKPKLEIEFEEIYTDAREIVEAEYKITLPKESPYNLDQLLNHESTTDYLSRRSIC; this is translated from the coding sequence ATGGACCAGTTAAATACTTACGACCAAGACTTTTATCAATGGACTTTAGAACAAGCAAAAGCGATAGAAGATCGCAACTTGAATATTCTAGATTGGGCAAATTTAAAAGAAGAGATAGAAGCATTGGGACGTAGCGAATATAACGCAGTAGTAAGCTTGCTCCTGAAAGAGATAGAGCATCTGTTAAAAATAGATTATGTTCCTATTCCTGATTGTAAAAATAAATGGACTGCTGAAGTCATTGCTTTCAAAAAAGGAATTAAACGTAAAATCAGTCCTAGTATGAAACCAAAGCTAGAAATTGAATTTGAGGAAATATACACCGATGCTAGAGAAATTGTAGAAGCTGAATATAAAATCACTCTTCCTAAAGAATCTCCCTATAATCTTGATCAATTACTAAACCATGAATCAACCACCGACTATTTATCCCGGAGAAGTATTTGCTGA
- a CDS encoding trans-aconitate 2-methyltransferase, translating to MNQPPTIYPGEVFADTSDFDLGIRQLIPRYDEMLEVITLCVPVEATHLIELGCGTGELTLKLLKRCPNARLISLDYSPRMVASTKAKVVEQGYQERCQVLSADFGEWATGGQIEGNIPTNCDACVSSLAIHHLSDEMKGKLFKCIAQHLKPGGYFWNADPVLPESSYLADTYETQRTNWIEQQGTTREAIKSKLGQSEAYGYSGQDRLATLADHLALLQLAGFRNVAVPWKYFNLAVFGGWV from the coding sequence ATGAATCAACCACCGACTATTTATCCCGGAGAAGTATTTGCTGATACTTCAGACTTTGACTTAGGCATTCGTCAGCTTATACCTCGTTATGATGAGATGTTAGAAGTAATTACTTTATGTGTTCCCGTAGAAGCAACCCATCTAATAGAGCTAGGTTGTGGTACAGGAGAATTGACTCTCAAACTACTCAAACGTTGTCCTAACGCTCGTTTAATTAGCTTAGACTACTCACCGCGCATGGTGGCTAGCACCAAAGCTAAAGTAGTTGAACAGGGATATCAAGAACGTTGTCAAGTATTGTCAGCTGACTTTGGTGAATGGGCGACAGGAGGTCAAATCGAGGGAAATATACCAACAAATTGTGACGCCTGTGTTTCTTCCCTAGCCATTCACCATCTCAGTGACGAAATGAAAGGAAAATTGTTTAAATGTATCGCTCAACATCTTAAACCAGGAGGTTATTTTTGGAACGCAGATCCAGTCTTACCAGAATCATCTTACTTAGCTGATACTTACGAAACACAAAGAACGAATTGGATTGAACAACAAGGAACAACTAGAGAAGCAATCAAGAGTAAATTAGGACAAAGTGAGGCTTATGGTTATTCGGGACAAGATCGCCTAGCGACTTTAGCTGATCACTTGGCTTTACTTCAACTGGCAGGATTTAGGAATGTAGCGGTACCTTGGAAGTATTTTAATCTAGCCGTCTTTGGTGGTTGGGTTTAA
- a CDS encoding PIN/TRAM domain-containing protein — protein sequence MLDAIIIILFIIAGGGIGFDSVNLLPDSVLAEVSNVEALRLVTAVFAAIIGLAVGLVAQTTYRRLEAQIRNTPIEVILTRAVGLVVGLLVANLMLAPIFLLPIPQEFGFIKPMMAILGSIMFAFLGIDLADTHGRAFLRLINPHSMESILVSEGMLEPASTKIIDTSCIIDGRIEQLFNTGFLEGQILIPQFVLHELQQLADATNDQKRIRGRRGLDILNRIQDSFPEQIIINPVDYEDIPTVDAKLVHLAQEINATLVTNDYNLSKVANLQKVNILNINDLAQSMRPIYLPGDPIDIKIIKQGKEPTQGIGYLEDGTMVVVEEGRNYVGAEARVIVTSALQTSAGRMIFAKPQASVTA from the coding sequence ATGCTAGACGCAATCATCATAATTTTATTTATCATAGCCGGAGGCGGGATTGGTTTTGATAGCGTAAACTTACTCCCGGATTCGGTTTTAGCGGAGGTTTCTAATGTCGAAGCTTTACGTCTGGTAACCGCAGTTTTTGCTGCTATTATCGGGTTAGCCGTAGGTTTAGTCGCTCAAACTACTTATCGTCGTCTTGAAGCCCAGATACGCAATACTCCCATCGAAGTGATTCTAACCCGAGCTGTGGGTTTAGTCGTTGGTTTGCTTGTGGCTAATTTAATGCTCGCTCCCATTTTCCTGCTGCCAATTCCTCAAGAATTCGGCTTTATTAAACCTATGATGGCAATTCTCGGTAGCATTATGTTTGCTTTCTTGGGTATAGATTTAGCTGACACCCATGGACGGGCTTTTTTAAGACTTATTAATCCTCATAGCATGGAATCAATTTTAGTATCAGAAGGGATGCTTGAACCCGCATCTACTAAAATTATCGATACCAGTTGCATTATAGATGGCAGAATCGAGCAGCTATTTAATACCGGCTTTTTAGAAGGACAAATATTAATTCCTCAGTTCGTTTTGCATGAGTTACAACAACTCGCTGACGCCACTAATGATCAAAAGCGGATCAGAGGAAGAAGAGGCTTAGACATACTCAATCGCATTCAGGACTCTTTTCCTGAGCAAATTATCATTAATCCAGTAGACTATGAAGACATTCCTACGGTAGACGCTAAATTAGTACATCTAGCTCAAGAAATTAATGCAACTCTAGTGACTAATGACTACAATTTGAGTAAGGTTGCTAATCTGCAAAAAGTTAATATTCTCAATATCAACGACCTCGCTCAATCGATGCGTCCTATTTATCTTCCGGGGGACCCCATAGACATTAAGATTATTAAGCAAGGTAAAGAGCCTACCCAAGGAATCGGTTATCTCGAAGATGGAACGATGGTAGTGGTAGAGGAAGGACGTAATTACGTGGGGGCTGAAGCTAGAGTAATCGTCACTTCTGCTCTACAAACCTCCGCAGGAAGAATGATTTTTGCTAAACCTCAAGCCTCCGTTACGGCTTGA
- a CDS encoding ABC transporter substrate-binding protein: MKQSSQRSVILLMTGGLLIASPNVALNNINIPATSPINTGTIAAGNGLKLGTLVPTTGDLSSIGQNMPVAADLAVETINACGGVNGAPVTLINEDDQTDPAAGASAMTKLTEVDRVAGVVGSFASSVSSAAVEIAARNQVMLVSPGSTSPVFTERARNGEFNGFWARTAPPDTYQAKALAALAKKQGLNNVSTVVINNDYGVGFEQQFVTSFENLGGTIVNRDQPVRHEPKATTLDTEAAAAFGGGAEGVAAILYAETGSILLQSAFKQGLTENVTILLTDGVYSPEFVEQVGKTPEGKSIIAGALGTVPAASGVGLDAFTTLWQNSTGKQVTAYVPHTWDAAVLLMLAAEAAKANTGEGISSKIREVANAPGVEVSDPCEAMELVRQGQDINYQGASGDVDIDEYGDVVGNYDVWRVNEDGSLEVIDTVAPAE; this comes from the coding sequence ATGAAACAAAGTTCTCAAAGATCCGTTATTTTACTTATGACTGGGGGTTTATTGATCGCTAGTCCCAATGTTGCCTTAAATAATATAAATATCCCTGCTACGAGCCCTATAAATACAGGGACAATTGCGGCGGGTAACGGTTTAAAATTAGGAACTTTAGTACCTACGACAGGAGATTTATCCTCCATAGGACAAAATATGCCCGTGGCTGCGGATTTGGCCGTTGAGACTATTAACGCCTGTGGTGGAGTCAATGGTGCACCTGTTACTTTGATTAACGAGGATGATCAAACAGATCCCGCAGCGGGTGCTTCGGCTATGACTAAACTGACTGAGGTAGATCGCGTCGCTGGAGTGGTAGGATCTTTCGCTAGTAGTGTTTCTAGTGCAGCAGTAGAGATAGCAGCACGCAATCAAGTGATGTTAGTTTCTCCCGGTAGCACTAGTCCGGTATTTACTGAGAGAGCTAGAAATGGGGAGTTTAATGGTTTTTGGGCCCGCACTGCGCCTCCTGATACCTATCAAGCTAAGGCTTTAGCCGCTCTTGCTAAGAAACAGGGCTTAAACAACGTTTCCACAGTGGTGATTAATAACGATTATGGTGTAGGCTTTGAACAACAATTTGTAACGTCTTTTGAAAATCTGGGTGGAACGATTGTTAACAGAGATCAGCCCGTACGCCATGAGCCTAAAGCTACTACTCTAGATACAGAAGCGGCAGCCGCTTTTGGAGGAGGTGCTGAAGGAGTAGCTGCAATACTATACGCTGAAACCGGAAGTATCTTACTGCAGTCGGCTTTTAAACAGGGTTTAACTGAAAACGTTACTATTTTATTAACCGATGGTGTATATAGTCCGGAATTTGTAGAGCAAGTTGGGAAAACCCCTGAGGGTAAATCGATCATTGCAGGAGCACTAGGGACGGTACCTGCAGCTAGTGGGGTGGGTTTAGACGCTTTCACTACCCTTTGGCAAAATAGTACTGGTAAACAAGTTACGGCCTATGTTCCTCATACTTGGGATGCTGCAGTTTTGTTGATGTTGGCTGCAGAAGCTGCTAAAGCTAATACAGGAGAGGGGATTAGCAGTAAAATTCGGGAAGTTGCTAACGCGCCCGGTGTGGAAGTGAGTGATCCTTGTGAAGCGATGGAATTAGTTCGCCAAGGTCAAGATATCAATTATCAAGGTGCAAGCGGAGATGTAGATATCGATGAGTATGGCGATGTAGTCGGAAATTATGATGTCTGGCGAGTTAATGAAGATGGTAGTTTAGAAGTAATAGATACTGTTGCTCCAGCTGAATAA
- a CDS encoding COR domain-containing protein, whose protein sequence is MTEEEVLQAIAQAKQTRSVDFTINGEQLTELPPAIGELTQITKLNLKDNKLTALPSEIGKLTKLKRLYLSHNKLTVIPPEIAQLQELKIIYAGNNKLTAIPPEIAQLQQLKGLYLGDNSITSIPSELQELNNLKNLDLRKNPLPIPNEILEKVHQPLSIIKYYLEYQTAESEHLNEAKVILIGSQGVGKTSIARKLLGKEYLHDYIPTMGLETNIWKHDQLTVNLWDFGATPNMHSVYQCGFSRKCVYLLVTDIVQKAQALEYWLNMITSVAKYAPIIIVVNKIDQGIWNLDRSALVKKYPSVKAFSEISGASNEGVDYLKIAIMQQMKELNLLESLITPNSLAVKEKIATLETPYLPYPEYTRLCQNEVIQETTEQLDLVHLLENIGVIIFKEEHLIKPEWLVNNLAQIFNNTSFQQATQGIVNPNQIQQLLQLPNLEQSRLLIQVIQSLELGYLTETKDNLIIPYLLTEVDPVTDNWDEALTVQYKYNELLPQILSRLTVRMQKYIDQQLYWRHGIVLTSRGDKAIVKANPLAKTITIAVKGKAETKLDFFKAICNQLEKVNLATPGVKAAQQQPEREQEQIPETPALETPTEEEIVSPPRKKKLNPWFIYLGLFVVVLVLIIALTR, encoded by the coding sequence ATGACTGAAGAAGAAGTGTTACAGGCGATCGCCCAAGCTAAGCAAACCAGATCCGTCGACTTTACCATCAACGGTGAACAACTAACCGAACTTCCTCCCGCGATCGGTGAATTAACTCAAATCACTAAACTCAATCTCAAAGATAACAAACTCACTGCTTTACCTTCAGAAATTGGCAAATTAACTAAACTCAAAAGACTTTATCTCAGTCATAATAAATTAACTGTTATACCCCCAGAAATCGCTCAACTGCAAGAGTTAAAAATTATCTACGCAGGTAATAATAAATTAACTGCTATACCCCCGGAAATAGCGCAGTTGCAACAGCTAAAGGGACTCTACCTCGGGGACAACTCTATAACTAGTATACCTTCAGAACTGCAAGAACTTAATAACTTAAAAAACTTAGATCTGCGCAAAAATCCTCTACCGATTCCTAATGAAATCTTAGAAAAGGTTCACCAACCTCTTAGCATTATTAAATACTATCTAGAATATCAAACAGCAGAATCTGAACATCTTAATGAAGCAAAAGTTATCCTGATTGGTTCACAAGGAGTAGGGAAAACTTCTATAGCAAGAAAATTATTAGGAAAAGAATATTTACACGATTATATCCCAACTATGGGACTAGAGACTAATATTTGGAAACATGATCAGTTGACTGTAAATCTTTGGGATTTTGGTGCTACTCCCAATATGCACTCTGTATATCAATGTGGTTTTTCTCGTAAATGTGTTTATTTACTAGTAACAGATATTGTCCAAAAAGCACAAGCACTAGAATACTGGTTAAACATGATAACTAGTGTAGCCAAATACGCACCAATTATTATAGTTGTTAATAAAATAGACCAAGGGATTTGGAATTTAGATAGATCTGCGCTAGTAAAAAAATACCCCAGTGTCAAAGCCTTTAGTGAAATATCTGGCGCAAGTAATGAAGGAGTTGATTATTTGAAAATAGCGATTATGCAACAAATGAAAGAATTAAACCTATTAGAAAGTCTAATTACTCCAAATTCCCTCGCTGTCAAAGAAAAAATAGCTACCTTAGAAACTCCCTATCTTCCTTATCCCGAATACACGCGTCTTTGTCAAAACGAAGTAATTCAAGAAACAACAGAACAACTAGATTTAGTTCATTTATTAGAAAATATCGGCGTGATTATCTTTAAAGAAGAACATCTAATTAAACCGGAATGGTTAGTTAATAATTTAGCACAGATTTTTAATAATACTAGCTTTCAACAAGCAACTCAGGGTATCGTTAATCCTAATCAAATTCAGCAACTATTACAACTTCCTAATCTCGAACAAAGTCGCTTGTTAATACAAGTAATCCAAAGTTTAGAATTGGGTTATTTAACAGAAACTAAAGATAATTTAATTATCCCTTATCTTTTGACCGAAGTTGATCCGGTGACTGATAACTGGGACGAAGCCTTAACTGTACAATATAAATATAATGAACTCTTACCTCAGATTCTCTCTCGTTTGACCGTACGGATGCAAAAATACATAGATCAGCAACTCTATTGGCGTCATGGTATAGTTTTAACGAGTAGAGGTGATAAAGCAATAGTCAAAGCTAATCCATTAGCAAAGACAATCACTATTGCAGTCAAAGGAAAAGCAGAAACAAAACTGGATTTTTTTAAGGCGATCTGTAATCAACTGGAAAAAGTTAATCTAGCTACTCCAGGAGTGAAAGCTGCACAACAACAACCGGAAAGGGAACAAGAACAAATACCAGAAACACCCGCGCTAGAAACCCCAACAGAGGAAGAGATTGTATCTCCTCCCCGAAAAAAGAAACTCAATCCTTGGTTTATATACCTGGGGTTGTTTGTCGTAGTTTTAGTACTAATAATCGCACTGACTCGCTAA